Proteins encoded together in one uncultured Sphaerochaeta sp. window:
- a CDS encoding recombinase family protein, translated as MDNSKAERTPKIGSMAKVTRVNHGTPALPSRKRVAAYARVSVDSEELMASLAAQISHYSTYIQSNHSWEYAGVYADAGISGTGTKNRAEFKRLIADCEKGLVDIILTKSVSRFARNTVDLLDNVRKLRGLNVSVRFEREHLDSFSPDGELMLSILASYAQEESHSISENVKWGIRKRFEQGEFPAYNMYGYRWTGDRFEIVESEAEAVRFMYRAFAGGRTLIEISKALAAMGILNRIGNPFGKSSILRILDQEKYRGFSILQRTFIESHITHRKKMNNGELPRFVVDGTHPRIIDDDLHEKVEAERERRRRINVVRWSSASCFTAKLVCGSCRHTFTYTPAVSSAGVITEFQQGQYRCSNKRINTAKACSAKNLPLRSLRQTCCTVLGPLASATSDAGFDPAWVETLVDHIVVFGDHLEFHLKEGRVISSSWKSTARKDAWVLRKEKLARAKAAGQEEVQA; from the coding sequence ATGGATAATTCCAAGGCTGAAAGGACCCCGAAAATCGGGAGCATGGCAAAGGTGACACGGGTCAACCACGGTACCCCTGCCCTGCCTTCCCGAAAGAGAGTGGCTGCCTACGCCCGGGTCTCGGTTGATTCCGAGGAGCTGATGGCATCGCTCGCAGCCCAGATAAGCCATTACAGCACATACATCCAGTCAAATCATTCCTGGGAATATGCAGGCGTGTATGCGGATGCAGGCATATCGGGAACGGGGACGAAAAACAGGGCCGAGTTCAAAAGGCTCATCGCCGACTGCGAGAAGGGATTGGTCGACATCATCCTCACCAAGTCGGTCAGCAGGTTCGCTCGCAACACGGTTGACCTCCTTGACAACGTGAGGAAGCTGCGAGGGCTGAACGTCTCGGTACGTTTCGAGCGCGAGCACCTCGATTCATTCTCCCCCGACGGCGAGCTCATGCTCTCCATCCTCGCCTCGTATGCACAGGAGGAAAGCCACTCGATCAGCGAGAACGTGAAGTGGGGAATCAGAAAGCGGTTCGAGCAGGGGGAGTTCCCAGCCTACAACATGTACGGTTACCGATGGACCGGTGACCGTTTCGAGATCGTGGAGAGTGAAGCAGAGGCAGTGCGCTTCATGTACCGCGCTTTCGCGGGCGGCAGGACGCTCATCGAGATATCCAAAGCCCTTGCGGCAATGGGCATCCTCAACCGCATAGGAAACCCTTTCGGCAAGTCCTCGATACTGAGGATCCTCGACCAGGAGAAATACAGGGGTTTCAGCATTCTCCAGCGCACTTTCATAGAGAGTCACATCACGCACCGCAAAAAGATGAACAACGGGGAGCTGCCAAGGTTCGTGGTGGACGGCACCCATCCCCGCATCATCGATGACGACCTGCATGAGAAGGTCGAGGCTGAGCGCGAGAGAAGGCGCCGGATCAATGTCGTGAGATGGAGCTCCGCCTCATGCTTCACGGCCAAGCTGGTATGCGGCTCCTGCAGGCATACCTTCACCTACACCCCTGCGGTCTCCTCCGCCGGTGTTATCACCGAATTCCAACAGGGCCAGTACCGGTGCTCGAACAAGCGCATCAACACTGCCAAGGCATGCAGCGCAAAAAACCTCCCGCTCCGCTCCCTCCGGCAGACCTGCTGCACGGTCCTGGGTCCTCTCGCCAGTGCCACTTCCGATGCCGGGTTCGACCCTGCTTGGGTCGAAACCCTGGTGGACCATATTGTGGTTTTCGGCGACCACCTTGAGTTCCACCTCAAGGAAGGGCGGGTGATTTCCTCGTCCTGGAAAAGCACGGCCAGAAAGGATGCGTGGGTACTCAGGAAGGAAAAACTGGCAAGGGCGAAGGCTGCAGGGCAAGAGGAGGTGCAGGCATGA
- a CDS encoding RNA polymerase subunit sigma-70, with amino-acid sequence MGTDLPGVRFPGIQKETYMTDNQKEKILEMRRMGFSYRHAAITLGLKAGTVKSFCLRLEGKCQSSAHDPAQGSCCKQCGKPIEQIAKRKRKLFCSKACRQQWWNSHLYLVKRTATAWHRFTCAHCGKDFTAYGNAGRKYCSHDCYIQERYYKGDEGDR; translated from the coding sequence ATGGGTACTGATCTCCCAGGGGTACGGTTTCCCGGCATCCAGAAGGAGACCTACATGACAGATAACCAGAAAGAAAAGATCCTTGAGATGCGCAGGATGGGCTTCAGCTACAGGCATGCGGCCATAACCCTGGGCTTGAAGGCGGGAACCGTCAAATCCTTTTGCCTGAGGCTGGAGGGGAAATGCCAATCCTCTGCACATGACCCGGCTCAGGGAAGCTGCTGCAAGCAATGCGGCAAACCGATCGAGCAGATTGCCAAGCGGAAGAGAAAGCTCTTCTGCTCCAAGGCCTGCCGCCAGCAATGGTGGAACTCACACCTGTACCTCGTAAAGCGAACAGCCACGGCATGGCACCGGTTTACCTGTGCCCATTGTGGGAAGGATTTCACCGCCTACGGAAATGCCGGGCGCAAGTACTGCAGCCACGATTGCTACATCCAGGAACGCTATTACAAGGGGGACGAAGGTGACCGATGA
- a CDS encoding gamma-glutamylcyclotransferase family protein, translated as MLRQLLLLKDELIENRFDSSCKRLFEGAGLVISPKDIPGGSGNYLLVITPYAQALSALVNRLKDICSDHLDYLSKYSFYGRLGEAANKSSANHMDEKSILLDVNDEAIRYAGEVETIEYFAYGSNMDTSQMTERCHSAKSIGVGRLVGYQFSLDAKGVATVQKNQDESVWGVGWNINGDDIVALDGYEGVRAYCYRHAFVQIEFENMVHDVLIYISNRAENQGVMRQGYVEKIYDAAVQWQFPPVYQNMIGEFTNKKLMS; from the coding sequence ATGCTGAGACAATTGCTTTTGCTTAAGGATGAGTTGATTGAGAATAGGTTTGATTCGAGTTGCAAGCGACTTTTTGAAGGTGCGGGGTTGGTAATAAGTCCCAAGGACATACCAGGCGGTTCGGGAAATTATCTTCTTGTGATCACACCATACGCACAAGCACTCAGTGCCTTGGTCAATAGACTCAAGGATATTTGCTCGGATCATCTGGATTATCTAAGCAAGTATTCCTTTTACGGCAGATTGGGAGAAGCCGCCAACAAATCTAGTGCGAACCACATGGATGAGAAATCCATTCTCCTCGATGTCAACGATGAAGCAATTCGGTATGCAGGCGAGGTTGAGACTATTGAATACTTTGCTTATGGGTCCAATATGGACACATCCCAGATGACTGAGAGGTGTCATTCCGCCAAATCTATCGGTGTTGGCAGGTTGGTTGGCTACCAATTCTCTTTGGATGCCAAAGGTGTGGCTACTGTGCAAAAGAATCAGGATGAATCCGTATGGGGAGTTGGCTGGAATATCAATGGGGATGACATTGTTGCTCTCGACGGGTATGAAGGGGTCAGGGCTTATTGCTATAGGCATGCATTCGTCCAAATAGAGTTCGAAAACATGGTTCATGACGTTCTAATATATATTTCAAACAGAGCTGAGAATCAGGGAGTCATGAGACAGGGGTACGTCGAGAAAATATACGATGCTGCTGTCCAATGGCAGTTTCCTCCCGTGTATCAAAATATGATCGGTGAATTTACCAATAAAAAACTCATGTCCTGA
- a CDS encoding SHOCT domain-containing protein, whose amino-acid sequence MTDESFSSESAYQASLALAENLLRSELLTQDEFAKTKALLLEKYKPAFGRLFAEFR is encoded by the coding sequence GTGACCGATGAGAGCTTTTCATCCGAATCGGCCTACCAGGCTTCACTTGCGCTTGCAGAAAACCTGTTGCGTTCGGAACTCCTGACCCAGGATGAGTTCGCAAAAACCAAGGCATTGCTCCTGGAGAAATACAAGCCTGCATTCGGCCGCTTGTTCGCAGAGTTTCGTTGA
- a CDS encoding recombinase family protein → MRQVRVIPATREIAAANPEGILAPRRKVAGYARVSTDREDQYTSYEAQVDYYTNLIKNKAEWDFAGIYTDEGISGTSTAHREGFRSMVSDALAGKIDLIVTKSVSRFARNTVDSLTTIRRLKEVKVEVFFEKENIWTFDSKGELLITIMSSLAQEESRSISENVKWGYRKRFADGRVAVPFTRFLGFDKGPDGNLVVNERQARTVRYIFSLYLRGLSPNAIARKLEDEGFEKVTGGCNWHSSTIAQVLRNEKYKGDALLQKTYTPDFLTKKAVLNKGEVPQYYVKANHEAIIPPDIFDMAQQEAVHRRKHVIYKRGCSVFIGRIRCGLCGADYGPKIWHSNTKYRKVVWQCNERHGRDAKHCKSPNFSEDEFKALYVKALNKVIARREEILRNFCEIREKVFESTGDIEGMENLEKEKAEIIRQMEALTKRNASVAMDQEKYLATYNTLTERYAEVKERLAILDDAIKDRNYRRTRTELFLNTLREQEGLVTEFSDELWYALADHVEVFSKDEVRITFRNGMGVRV, encoded by the coding sequence ATGAGACAGGTACGGGTTATCCCCGCTACAAGGGAAATCGCGGCAGCGAACCCGGAGGGCATCCTTGCCCCCAGGAGAAAGGTCGCGGGCTATGCACGCGTCTCGACCGACAGGGAGGACCAGTACACCTCCTACGAGGCACAGGTCGACTACTACACGAACCTGATCAAGAACAAGGCTGAGTGGGACTTCGCCGGCATCTACACCGACGAGGGCATCAGCGGCACCAGCACCGCACACCGCGAGGGGTTCAGGTCGATGGTATCCGATGCACTGGCCGGCAAGATCGACCTGATCGTCACCAAGAGCGTCAGCCGCTTCGCCCGCAACACCGTCGACAGCCTCACCACCATACGGCGGCTCAAGGAAGTCAAGGTCGAGGTGTTCTTCGAGAAGGAGAACATCTGGACGTTCGACAGCAAGGGGGAACTTTTGATCACCATTATGAGCTCGCTCGCACAGGAGGAGTCGCGTTCCATCTCGGAGAACGTGAAATGGGGCTACCGCAAGCGGTTCGCCGACGGCCGGGTGGCCGTCCCCTTCACCCGTTTCCTCGGTTTCGACAAGGGACCCGACGGAAATCTTGTGGTCAATGAAAGGCAGGCACGGACCGTACGATACATATTCTCCCTTTACCTGCGCGGGTTGTCACCGAACGCAATCGCACGGAAATTGGAGGACGAGGGGTTCGAGAAAGTGACCGGTGGCTGCAACTGGCATTCGTCCACCATTGCACAGGTACTCAGGAACGAGAAGTACAAGGGGGATGCCCTGCTGCAGAAAACCTACACCCCCGATTTCCTCACCAAGAAGGCGGTGCTCAACAAGGGGGAGGTCCCCCAGTACTACGTCAAGGCCAACCATGAGGCGATCATCCCCCCTGACATCTTCGACATGGCACAGCAGGAAGCCGTGCATCGCAGGAAGCATGTGATCTACAAACGGGGATGCAGCGTCTTCATCGGGCGCATCCGGTGCGGCCTTTGCGGTGCGGACTACGGCCCGAAGATATGGCACAGCAACACCAAGTACCGCAAGGTGGTCTGGCAATGCAACGAGAGGCACGGGCGGGATGCCAAACATTGCAAGAGCCCTAACTTCAGCGAGGATGAGTTCAAGGCTTTGTACGTGAAGGCACTGAACAAGGTCATTGCCCGTCGCGAAGAGATCCTCCGAAATTTCTGTGAAATCAGGGAGAAGGTGTTCGAGAGCACAGGCGACATCGAGGGAATGGAAAACCTGGAAAAAGAAAAGGCTGAAATCATCAGGCAGATGGAAGCCCTCACCAAGCGGAACGCCTCGGTGGCGATGGACCAGGAAAAATACCTCGCAACGTACAATACCCTCACCGAAAGGTATGCTGAGGTCAAGGAGCGACTGGCCATACTGGATGATGCAATCAAGGACAGGAACTACCGGAGGACCAGGACCGAGCTGTTTTTGAACACCCTCAGGGAGCAAGAGGGCTTGGTGACCGAATTCTCGGACGAGTTGTGGTATGCACTGGCCGATCATGTCGAGGTATTCTCGAAGGACGAGGTACGCATCACCTTCAGGAACGGGATGGGAGTCAGGGTCTGA